In Flavobacterium sp. CS20, a single window of DNA contains:
- a CDS encoding thioredoxin fold domain-containing protein — translation MFKSIIFSIFMMLSFGLSAQQIEWMSMNEALKQQENRPKKIMLFVYAEWCKNCHKMNKKTFVNKDLAKYVNDHFYAVNFNGEGTEKVNYKGFEYTNPNYDPSRKGRNYQHFFADALKVTAYPTIVFFDENGEVISPVMGYKSAEDLEIYLKMVATDDYKSVTTAKAWQDYQKDFKPQFDTN, via the coding sequence ATGTTTAAATCTATAATCTTTAGCATTTTTATGATGCTAAGCTTCGGATTATCCGCTCAACAAATTGAATGGATGAGCATGAATGAAGCTTTAAAGCAACAAGAAAATAGACCTAAAAAAATCATGCTGTTTGTCTATGCCGAATGGTGTAAAAATTGCCATAAAATGAATAAAAAAACTTTTGTCAATAAGGATTTGGCAAAATACGTCAACGACCATTTTTACGCAGTAAATTTTAATGGAGAAGGTACAGAAAAGGTAAATTACAAGGGCTTTGAATATACCAACCCCAATTATGACCCGAGTCGAAAAGGTCGAAATTATCAGCATTTCTTTGCAGATGCACTCAAAGTTACGGCTTATCCAACTATCGTGTTTTTTGATGAAAACGGCGAAGTCATTTCACCTGTTATGGGTTACAAATCTGCCGAAGATCTCGAAATTTATTTAAAAATGGTAGCGACTGATGATTATAAATCTGTTACCACCGCCAAAGCCTGGCAGGACTATCAAAAAGATTTTAAACCGCAATTTGATACAAATTAA
- a CDS encoding peptide MFS transporter, translated as MTTKPAHQKELFSHPAGLYILFFTELWERFSYYGMRAILTLYMLAKVSDENPGLGWDEGKALALYGWYTMLVYVASIPGGIIADKILGQRKSVMIGGWLLVAGHGVLSIEQDWAFYTGLLLIILGVGMLKPNISTMVGGLYKEGDPRRDKGFSIFYIGINFGARIASIVVGWVVAEYGWHYGFGLAAIGMILGQLVYVYGTRFLTHVGNKPTKATASEHDVSLNQIFSQMFSTKNTLIAIVILVAISVFVPLNFMKTEVSAYVIFFLFLTLVVGFMMTIYQDLESKIQKDRYIVLLLSFLIVIVFWGAFEQAGGLLNIYAQQKTDRTIGGWEIPAAFFQSLNPTYIIIFGLPVAIFWQWIKNKGKEASSIFKMAVGVIIMGLGFVFMVFATKQYAAEGSSAIYWLFFAYLLHTIGELSASLVALSFITKLSPIKYGSLMMGVYFVATGLGNKVAGIIGESSQAEPIQIELSATAEQVKPLLTKNEKDDIFSKNKAFTIEDQAYISNGNFVFEDDKISNVFKFEKAKYREEFISRLNKYKATSSQPLKVLLNFDYKNGKYVGQLVVDQFQTDLEFRTFAGITIFCVIFGILVILLLKPLKRLTHGAEDKEIEGLEQEGFELTDDEVK; from the coding sequence ATGACAACAAAACCAGCACATCAAAAAGAACTTTTTAGCCATCCAGCAGGGCTTTATATTTTGTTTTTTACAGAACTTTGGGAACGGTTTTCATATTATGGTATGCGTGCCATTCTTACGCTTTACATGCTTGCCAAAGTCAGTGATGAAAATCCAGGCTTAGGTTGGGATGAAGGTAAAGCACTTGCTCTTTATGGTTGGTACACTATGCTGGTATATGTGGCTTCTATCCCTGGCGGAATTATCGCTGATAAAATTCTAGGTCAACGCAAGTCTGTAATGATTGGTGGTTGGCTTCTTGTCGCTGGTCATGGTGTATTATCTATTGAACAAGATTGGGCGTTTTATACAGGTTTATTGTTAATCATATTAGGTGTAGGAATGCTTAAACCTAATATTTCAACTATGGTTGGCGGTCTATACAAAGAAGGGGATCCCAGACGCGATAAAGGCTTTTCAATATTTTATATCGGTATAAATTTTGGTGCAAGAATAGCCAGTATAGTTGTCGGTTGGGTTGTCGCTGAATATGGCTGGCATTACGGTTTTGGTCTTGCCGCTATAGGTATGATTCTTGGGCAGTTGGTTTATGTTTACGGAACGCGGTTTTTAACCCATGTCGGTAACAAACCAACAAAAGCCACAGCAAGCGAACACGATGTATCGCTTAATCAAATTTTCAGCCAAATGTTTAGCACTAAAAACACACTGATTGCTATTGTTATTTTAGTCGCAATATCTGTATTTGTGCCTCTTAATTTTATGAAAACCGAAGTTTCTGCTTATGTTATATTCTTCTTGTTTTTAACTTTGGTCGTTGGTTTTATGATGACTATTTATCAAGATTTAGAATCCAAAATACAAAAGGACAGATATATCGTTCTTTTACTATCATTTTTGATAGTTATTGTCTTTTGGGGTGCGTTTGAACAAGCTGGCGGATTGCTCAATATTTATGCTCAACAAAAAACGGATAGAACCATCGGTGGTTGGGAAATTCCAGCTGCATTTTTTCAATCTTTGAACCCCACATATATTATCATCTTTGGTTTACCTGTTGCTATTTTTTGGCAGTGGATTAAAAACAAAGGCAAAGAAGCCTCATCCATTTTTAAAATGGCTGTTGGTGTAATTATTATGGGACTTGGATTTGTGTTTATGGTCTTTGCAACTAAACAGTATGCCGCTGAAGGCTCTTCGGCCATTTATTGGTTGTTTTTTGCATATTTACTCCATACCATTGGTGAATTATCTGCCTCACTAGTGGCTCTGTCTTTTATTACCAAATTATCCCCAATCAAATACGGCTCTTTGATGATGGGTGTATATTTTGTAGCAACTGGTCTCGGAAATAAGGTCGCTGGAATTATCGGAGAATCTTCTCAGGCAGAACCGATACAAATTGAATTATCTGCTACTGCTGAACAAGTTAAACCCCTTTTGACTAAAAATGAAAAAGATGACATTTTTTCTAAAAACAAAGCTTTTACCATTGAAGACCAAGCCTATATCAGTAATGGAAATTTTGTATTTGAAGATGATAAAATTTCAAATGTTTTCAAATTTGAAAAAGCTAAATACCGAGAAGAATTTATCAGCCGTTTAAATAAATATAAAGCTACCTCAAGCCAACCTTTAAAAGTGCTTCTCAACTTTGATTACAAAAATGGCAAATACGTTGGTCAATTAGTGGTTGACCAATTTCAAACTGACCTTGAGTTTAGAACTTTTGCAGGGATAACCATATTCTGTGTTATTTTTGGAATCTTAGTCATCTTGCTTTTAAAACCGCTCAAGCGTCTGACACACGGTGCTGAAGATAAAGAAATAGAAGGCTTAGAGCAAGAAGGTTTTGAACTTACTGATGATGAAGTTAAATAA
- a CDS encoding nucleotidyl transferase AbiEii/AbiGii toxin family protein translates to MKWGENIEKFIKLANKHRVKMIMIGGGAVNFHGYQRHSADVDFWIDVTQANMDNLKDVFNEMGYKIEQFPEEVIAKMQNISIKFSPYDLDLELITKFSINKTFDEAYLESEEENIKGEELLRWKVLSFEDLITSKIKSSRPKDLLDIQQLKLKNNNNKK, encoded by the coding sequence ATGAAATGGGGTGAAAACATTGAAAAATTTATTAAACTAGCCAATAAACACCGAGTAAAGATGATCATGATTGGCGGTGGAGCAGTAAACTTTCACGGCTATCAAAGACATTCAGCAGATGTTGATTTTTGGATAGACGTCACTCAAGCTAATATGGATAATTTAAAAGATGTTTTTAATGAAATGGGATATAAAATTGAACAATTCCCAGAAGAAGTGATAGCTAAAATGCAAAATATTTCTATAAAATTTTCACCTTATGATTTAGATTTAGAATTAATCACAAAGTTTTCTATCAATAAAACATTTGATGAAGCTTATCTTGAAAGCGAAGAAGAAAATATTAAAGGTGAAGAATTATTAAGATGGAAAGTTTTAAGTTTTGAAGACTTGATCACTAGCAAGATTAAATCATCGCGACCTAAGGATCTTTTAGATATTCAACAGTTAAAATTAAAAAACAACAACAATAAAAAATAA
- a CDS encoding S9 family peptidase: MKTLKIFSICFIIFSNVLAQDKPITLEEIWSGAFSQERLQSLQSLNSGQSYIVQDYNRAKGEMHVDIFDYKSGKKTGELLNSNKIDGLNYFQTFSLSNDETKAILGLQIESIYRHSVKGQYYVFDIENKKLTQIDNDKIQEPHFSPNNTQVAFVKNNNLFIKNLNKNSTTQVTDDGEKNKIINGLTDWVYEEEFAFVKAFEWSSDGQYLAYLKFDESEVPEFSMDIYGTYGNNLYPQQEVFKYPKAGENNAKVSLWIYDIDKQQSTEIDLGNYHYIPRLKWSQKNHLLSVQTTNRHQNELKLHLVNTDDFSVKTILTATDKAYVAVDDDLTFLEDNSFIWTSEQDGWNHIYHYSESGQLINQVTNGNWEVTNYYGYNSNTKRIYYQSTETGSVNRAVYSIKINGKSKKALADDYGTNSADFSADFSYFINTFSSVETPRRFTLHDAKNGKLLRKIKDNQSLLNKLDAYNLSKKELSTIEINGNELNMWMIKPKDFDPSKTYPLLMYQYSGPGSQSVSNSFFGTNDYWYQMLAEKGYIIACVDGRGTGFKGRDFKKVTQLQLGKYELEDQVVAAIKLGQKPYIDADRIGIWGWSFGGFMSSNAIFQANDVFSFAIAVAPVTSWRFYDTIYTERYMTTPQENASGYDDNSPITHVGEFEKGDYLLVHGSADDNVHVQNTMQLIEALVQANKSFDWRIYPDKNHGIYGGNTRLHLYNLMTDFILKKL; this comes from the coding sequence ATGAAAACCCTCAAGATTTTTAGTATTTGTTTTATTATTTTCTCAAACGTTTTAGCTCAAGATAAACCTATTACGCTCGAAGAAATCTGGTCTGGTGCTTTTTCTCAAGAACGCTTACAATCGCTTCAATCCTTAAATAGCGGACAGTCGTACATCGTTCAAGATTACAACCGTGCAAAAGGAGAAATGCACGTAGATATTTTTGACTATAAATCGGGTAAAAAAACAGGTGAACTTCTCAATAGCAACAAAATAGATGGATTGAATTATTTCCAAACCTTTAGCTTGAGCAATGATGAAACCAAAGCCATTTTAGGACTTCAAATCGAATCGATTTATAGACACTCGGTCAAAGGTCAATATTATGTTTTTGATATTGAAAATAAAAAATTAACTCAAATCGATAACGATAAAATACAAGAACCACATTTTTCGCCAAACAATACTCAAGTGGCTTTTGTAAAAAACAACAATTTATTTATAAAAAATTTAAACAAAAATTCTACTACACAAGTTACCGATGACGGTGAAAAAAACAAAATCATCAATGGTCTTACCGATTGGGTTTACGAAGAAGAATTTGCCTTTGTCAAAGCCTTTGAATGGAGCTCTGACGGGCAATACCTTGCCTATTTAAAATTTGACGAATCTGAAGTTCCAGAATTTTCCATGGACATTTATGGCACTTATGGCAACAACTTATATCCACAACAAGAAGTGTTTAAATATCCCAAAGCTGGCGAAAACAATGCAAAAGTGTCATTGTGGATTTACGATATTGACAAACAACAATCTACTGAAATTGATTTAGGCAATTATCACTACATCCCAAGATTAAAATGGAGTCAAAAAAACCATTTACTATCGGTTCAAACCACCAATAGACATCAAAATGAACTGAAATTACATCTCGTCAACACCGATGATTTTTCAGTAAAAACCATTCTCACCGCAACTGACAAAGCTTATGTGGCAGTTGATGACGATTTAACCTTTCTCGAAGACAACTCATTTATTTGGACCAGTGAGCAAGATGGCTGGAACCACATTTACCACTACTCAGAAAGTGGTCAACTCATCAACCAAGTAACCAACGGCAATTGGGAAGTGACCAATTACTATGGATACAATTCCAATACAAAACGTATTTATTATCAAAGCACAGAAACAGGTAGCGTTAACCGAGCGGTATATAGCATAAAAATCAACGGAAAATCAAAAAAAGCATTAGCTGATGACTATGGAACTAATTCTGCCGACTTTAGTGCCGATTTTAGTTATTTTATTAATACGTTTAGCAGTGTAGAAACTCCACGACGGTTTACACTTCACGATGCAAAAAATGGTAAATTACTTAGAAAAATCAAAGACAATCAGTCACTTTTAAATAAATTAGACGCTTATAATCTATCCAAAAAAGAACTCAGCACTATTGAAATTAATGGCAATGAGCTCAATATGTGGATGATTAAACCTAAAGATTTTGACCCTTCAAAAACCTATCCGTTGTTGATGTATCAATATTCTGGACCTGGCTCACAATCGGTGTCCAATAGTTTTTTTGGCACTAATGATTACTGGTATCAAATGCTTGCCGAAAAAGGTTATATCATAGCTTGCGTTGATGGTCGTGGCACAGGGTTTAAAGGTCGAGATTTTAAAAAAGTAACCCAACTTCAACTCGGCAAATACGAACTCGAAGACCAAGTCGTCGCCGCTATAAAATTAGGACAAAAACCTTATATCGACGCCGATAGAATTGGGATTTGGGGATGGAGTTTTGGTGGCTTTATGTCGTCAAACGCTATCTTTCAAGCCAATGATGTTTTTAGTTTTGCTATAGCCGTCGCACCAGTAACCAGCTGGCGATTTTACGACACCATTTATACCGAACGCTATATGACAACACCACAAGAAAACGCGTCGGGTTACGATGATAATTCGCCCATTACACATGTTGGTGAATTTGAAAAAGGCGATTATCTTCTCGTCCATGGAAGTGCTGATGATAATGTGCATGTACAAAATACCATGCAACTGATTGAAGCTTTAGTCCAAGCCAATAAATCTTTCGATTGGCGGATTTATCCCGATAAAAACCACGGCATTTATGGTGGCAACACCAGATTGCATTTATATAATTTGATGACGGATTTTATTTTGAAAAAACTTTAA
- a CDS encoding TspO/MBR family protein — protein sequence MKTNTLIKIIISIIICLGVGFVASIATQTGVDTWYETIKKPSFTPPNAVFAPVWAILYILMGLSAGIVWSRGLYHVWVKTALYHFVFQLLLNAIWSLVFFNLQQPLWALFVIITLFILILLTIKWFKIVIPLVAYLLIPYAIWVAFALILNFEIWRLNAH from the coding sequence ATGAAAACAAATACATTAATTAAAATTATAATCAGCATTATCATCTGCTTGGGAGTTGGTTTTGTTGCAAGTATTGCCACCCAAACAGGTGTTGACACTTGGTATGAAACCATTAAAAAACCCAGTTTTACACCACCAAATGCCGTTTTCGCCCCAGTTTGGGCTATATTGTATATCCTTATGGGCTTATCTGCGGGCATAGTTTGGAGTCGAGGACTTTACCATGTTTGGGTAAAAACAGCTTTGTATCATTTTGTATTTCAACTACTTTTAAATGCAATTTGGTCTCTGGTATTTTTTAATTTACAGCAACCCCTTTGGGCATTGTTTGTCATTATCACTTTATTTATTTTGATCTTGCTCACTATAAAATGGTTTAAAATTGTAATCCCATTAGTCGCTTACCTACTCATTCCCTACGCTATTTGGGTTGCTTTTGCATTAATTTTAAATTTTGAGATATGGCGCTTAAATGCCCACTAA
- a CDS encoding T9SS type A sorting domain-containing protein, protein MKGILVRVVWKDIETSDNVYNWSLIDNQITAAQSYGKKISLAVGGGLNSPSWLYSLGVQSISFTVPFNGTIPIPWDTTFLAKWTEFIAELGNRYANDNTIQLVYITNSSTNGFEMQLPFDPTPSYTSIAYTDQKVIDSWKEVIDAFNSSFPNHYLTNDFHPVNQSNIVADSIYAYAKQNIGSRYGANGWWWTQNNTSVYPSQFAILQNSTTTNLFTGIQMAHSGITSPSSFGTGGMPTALSLAISNNICYWEIWNNDITNGSFDTLLSNAVCSPILGVEEISDVENNLIIFPNPSQNIFTITLKNNFIKEVEMINESGQTIFRKENINNSQYLLDIGNSVNGIFFLKVTDDKKTILYRKIILKK, encoded by the coding sequence GTGAAAGGAATATTAGTTAGAGTTGTTTGGAAGGATATAGAAACTTCTGACAATGTATATAATTGGTCGCTCATTGACAATCAAATAACGGCTGCTCAATCTTATGGAAAGAAAATATCTCTTGCAGTTGGTGGTGGTTTAAATTCACCAAGTTGGCTTTATTCTTTGGGTGTTCAATCTATTTCCTTTACAGTACCTTTTAATGGTACAATACCTATTCCTTGGGATACAACATTTTTAGCAAAATGGACAGAGTTTATTGCTGAACTTGGGAATAGATATGCCAACGATAATACAATTCAGTTAGTTTATATTACAAATTCATCTACAAATGGCTTTGAAATGCAATTGCCGTTTGACCCAACACCTTCTTATACTTCGATTGCATACACAGACCAAAAAGTGATAGATTCTTGGAAAGAAGTGATAGATGCATTTAATAGTTCATTTCCAAATCATTATCTGACAAACGATTTTCATCCAGTTAATCAAAGTAACATAGTTGCAGACTCAATTTATGCTTATGCAAAACAAAATATCGGTAGTAGATATGGTGCCAATGGATGGTGGTGGACACAAAATAACACATCAGTATATCCATCACAATTTGCAATTTTACAAAACTCGACAACCACAAACTTGTTTACAGGAATTCAAATGGCTCATAGTGGAATAACAAGCCCGAGTTCTTTTGGTACAGGAGGAATGCCAACGGCATTAAGTTTGGCAATTTCAAATAATATTTGTTATTGGGAAATTTGGAATAACGACATAACTAATGGCTCATTCGACACATTGCTTTCTAATGCTGTTTGCTCGCCTATACTTGGAGTAGAAGAAATAAGTGATGTTGAGAATAACCTAATTATATTTCCAAATCCTTCACAGAACATTTTTACAATAACACTAAAAAACAATTTTATCAAAGAAGTAGAAATGATAAATGAGTCAGGACAAACAATATTCAGAAAAGAAAACATAAATAACAGTCAATACTTGTTAGACATCGGAAATAGCGTTAATGGCATCTTTTTTCTAAAAGTAACTGACGACAAAAAAACAATATTGTACAGAAAAATTATACTGAAAAAGTGA